Proteins encoded within one genomic window of Companilactobacillus zhachilii:
- a CDS encoding septum site-determining protein MinC, whose translation MKDIILKGDKNGFSVLMDDKANYVNAFKKLKELIMQQNVESTNENDDVIYFTVKTGRRLLTDEQKDGIREFFDQYPQLELKDIQSDVEDKVKVAEILKANKMNIESGIVRSGQKLDYEGDLIFLGTLHRDAQICTTGSIYILGEVNGIVQAGYPDNTKAAIFGNLQNVDQLRIADVIEIVTDDNKKDFQAGKFAFIDDLHSISVDDLTNYKDRLNDLGKRTG comes from the coding sequence ATGAAAGATATCATTTTAAAGGGTGATAAAAACGGCTTTTCTGTATTAATGGATGATAAAGCTAATTACGTTAATGCGTTTAAAAAACTAAAAGAATTGATTATGCAGCAAAACGTTGAATCAACCAATGAAAATGATGATGTCATTTATTTTACGGTTAAAACTGGTCGTCGGCTTTTGACTGATGAACAAAAAGATGGAATTAGAGAATTCTTTGATCAATATCCACAGCTAGAATTAAAAGATATTCAATCAGATGTTGAAGATAAAGTAAAAGTGGCTGAAATTTTAAAAGCCAATAAAATGAATATTGAATCAGGAATTGTCCGCAGTGGTCAAAAATTAGACTATGAAGGTGATTTAATTTTCTTGGGGACCTTACATCGGGATGCACAAATTTGTACAACTGGTTCAATTTATATTTTGGGTGAGGTCAATGGTATTGTGCAAGCAGGTTATCCAGACAATACCAAAGCAGCCATTTTTGGGAATTTACAAAATGTTGATCAATTGCGAATCGCTGATGTGATTGAAATTGTTACAGATGATAACAAAAAAGATTTTCAAGCTGGTAAATTTGCTTTTATTGATGACTTGCATTCAATTAGTGTTGATGATTTAACTAATTATAAAGATAGATTAAATGATTTAGGAAAAAGGACAGGTTAG
- the mreC gene encoding rod shape-determining protein MreC has protein sequence MQKFFSNKKLIILMILIIVTFGLLAVTVNIRDKKSTPPVIQQVGNDVVSVVGGVFAYPTNAVKNATSEFSDLYNTYSENKRLKARIGELAQNQAKLAVVQDENKKLKQELKLTGSLTDYTTVNASVLSRSPSSWQSYLTINRGQTSGIKKNMPVMSGRGLIGRIVEVDKISSKVELISTDNELNDKFAAEIMGDNKNITGVVSRYDSATGDLVMENVNSTKNIKKGQSVITSGLGGLTPRGLYIGKVYGIKKDNYGMTNSVYITPAAELRNFTVVTVIKSSVNGEK, from the coding sequence ATGCAAAAGTTTTTTTCAAATAAAAAATTAATTATTTTAATGATACTTATTATCGTTACTTTTGGACTGCTGGCAGTTACGGTTAACATTCGTGATAAGAAAAGTACACCGCCAGTTATTCAACAAGTTGGTAATGATGTCGTCAGTGTCGTAGGTGGTGTTTTTGCCTATCCAACGAACGCTGTTAAAAATGCTACCTCAGAATTTTCTGATTTGTATAATACATATTCTGAAAATAAGCGCCTTAAAGCCAGAATTGGTGAATTAGCACAAAATCAGGCTAAGTTAGCAGTAGTTCAAGATGAAAATAAAAAGCTCAAACAAGAGTTGAAACTTACTGGTTCATTGACTGACTATACGACGGTTAATGCTTCTGTTTTGTCACGCTCACCAAGTAGTTGGCAAAGTTATTTAACAATCAATCGTGGACAAACTAGTGGTATTAAGAAAAATATGCCAGTTATGTCTGGACGTGGTTTGATTGGTCGTATCGTTGAAGTTGATAAGATTAGTTCCAAAGTTGAATTGATTTCAACCGACAATGAATTGAATGATAAATTTGCTGCTGAAATCATGGGTGATAACAAGAATATCACGGGTGTCGTGAGTCGCTATGATAGTGCAACTGGTGACTTAGTGATGGAAAATGTTAATTCGACAAAGAATATTAAAAAAGGCCAAAGCGTTATCACATCTGGTTTAGGTGGTCTAACACCACGTGGATTGTACATTGGTAAAGTTTACGGAATTAAGAAGGATAATTACGGAATGACGAATTCGGTATATATTACTCCAGCTGCTGAATTGCGTAACTTTACAGTAGTTACGGTTATCAAGTCATCTGTTAATGGTGAAAAGTAA
- the mraZ gene encoding division/cell wall cluster transcriptional repressor MraZ, giving the protein MFMGEFHHTLDTKGRIIVPAKFRKLLGDSFVITRGMDGCLFGYPLEQWDKLEAQLDKLPLTKKDARAFTRFFYSAAAEMEFDKQGRINISSSLVNFAKLTKNCVIVGVSDRIEIWDEDRWNKFSQEAEDNFEEISEKMTDFDF; this is encoded by the coding sequence GTGTTTATGGGTGAATTTCATCACACACTTGATACTAAGGGCCGAATAATCGTGCCTGCTAAGTTTAGAAAGTTGCTGGGTGATAGCTTTGTTATTACGCGTGGCATGGACGGTTGCCTTTTTGGTTATCCCCTTGAACAATGGGATAAGTTGGAGGCTCAACTTGATAAGTTGCCTTTGACAAAAAAGGATGCTCGGGCATTCACTCGCTTCTTTTATTCTGCTGCGGCAGAGATGGAATTTGACAAACAGGGAAGAATCAACATTTCGTCTTCCTTAGTCAATTTCGCTAAACTAACTAAAAATTGTGTAATAGTCGGTGTCTCAGACCGGATTGAAATTTGGGATGAGGACCGTTGGAATAAATTTAGCCAAGAGGCTGAAGATAATTTTGAAGAAATATCGGAGAAAATGACAGACTTTGACTTCTAA
- a CDS encoding cell division protein FtsL yields MREESTARNLQDYQTAAQPEPKVQSAPKTRSVSLSKFESFSIVGLGLLTLALMVALVSIKVSMTSSQNRLDGLTTQVSKTNTSNVNLRQEISELTSFDRFSSFAKKHNLKMSDNNVRNISK; encoded by the coding sequence ATGAGAGAAGAAAGTACTGCTAGAAATTTACAAGATTATCAAACTGCAGCCCAACCTGAACCTAAAGTTCAGTCGGCCCCTAAGACCCGCAGTGTATCCCTGTCCAAATTTGAAAGTTTTTCAATTGTAGGATTAGGCTTATTGACCTTGGCATTAATGGTTGCTTTGGTTAGTATTAAGGTTTCGATGACTTCTTCTCAAAACAGATTGGACGGTCTAACGACGCAAGTGTCCAAAACAAACACGAGCAACGTTAATTTAAGACAAGAGATTTCTGAATTAACTAGTTTTGATCGTTTTTCTTCTTTTGCAAAAAAGCATAATTTGAAAATGAGTGACAACAATGTAAGGAACATTTCAAAATGA
- a CDS encoding bifunctional folylpolyglutamate synthase/dihydrofolate synthase → MLENYQAAVNYIHGLPKFQRTNDLGNIKQALHRLNDPQNDYETIHITGTNGKGTTTNFLANLLEGTGKRVGMFTSPFITRFNERIQINHQYISDADLLENVNYLIEKIGDIPLAEFEFVTILGYFYFRGRVDVAVIEAGIGAKHDKTNVITPVLSIITSIDLDHEKLIGPTIQDIAQEKSGIIKPERPIITGFLQESVRSIVETTATEKDSPIFEFGQDFGIRNYKNNGFDVSFTYYDDKVTVEEIHCQGFEKTTAMNASIAIQSFWLYQKIHHVSITSKTIIDNLDKKHLPGRAQVMHENPLVLMDGAHNISAIYNLINSLIKNYENKDIIVLYAGMKDKDRHEILEELAPKVEHVYITKLDMARSATASDYNLSQYENVSFVENYRKELQKILNGMNSNQLLLITGSFYLISDLEDYFS, encoded by the coding sequence TTGTTAGAAAATTATCAGGCAGCGGTCAATTATATTCATGGTTTACCAAAATTTCAACGGACTAATGATCTTGGCAATATTAAGCAAGCCTTACATCGTTTAAATGATCCCCAAAATGATTATGAGACGATACATATTACTGGAACCAATGGGAAAGGGACGACAACTAATTTTTTAGCTAACCTTTTGGAAGGTACTGGTAAACGTGTCGGAATGTTTACATCGCCCTTTATAACAAGGTTTAATGAACGGATTCAAATAAATCATCAATATATTTCGGATGCGGATTTATTGGAGAATGTTAATTATCTAATTGAAAAAATTGGTGATATTCCGTTAGCTGAATTTGAATTTGTGACCATTTTGGGTTATTTTTATTTCCGTGGACGTGTTGATGTAGCTGTGATTGAAGCTGGTATCGGTGCCAAGCATGATAAAACTAATGTCATAACTCCGGTGCTTTCGATTATTACGTCCATTGACTTGGATCATGAAAAACTGATTGGACCAACTATTCAGGATATTGCCCAAGAAAAATCAGGAATCATTAAACCAGAAAGACCGATTATTACGGGATTCCTACAAGAATCGGTACGATCCATCGTGGAAACAACAGCGACGGAAAAAGATAGTCCCATATTTGAGTTTGGTCAAGATTTTGGTATAAGAAATTATAAAAATAATGGTTTTGATGTTTCGTTTACATATTATGATGATAAAGTAACAGTAGAAGAGATTCATTGTCAGGGTTTCGAGAAGACTACGGCGATGAATGCTTCGATTGCGATTCAATCGTTTTGGCTGTATCAAAAGATTCATCATGTTTCGATAACGTCAAAAACGATTATTGATAATTTGGATAAAAAACATTTACCTGGTCGGGCTCAAGTTATGCATGAAAATCCGTTAGTTTTAATGGATGGAGCCCATAATATTTCAGCAATTTACAATTTAATTAATTCTTTGATAAAAAACTATGAAAATAAGGATATAATTGTCTTATACGCTGGAATGAAGGATAAGGATCGTCATGAGATTCTGGAAGAATTAGCACCAAAGGTAGAGCATGTTTATATCACAAAGCTTGATATGGCACGTTCTGCCACGGCTAGTGATTATAATTTGTCACAATATGAGAATGTCTCGTTCGTTGAAAACTATCGAAAAGAATTACAGAAAATTTTAAATGGAATGAATTCCAACCAATTATTATTAATAACTGGTTCGTTTTATTTAATTTCGGATTTGGAAGATTATTTCTCGTAA
- the minD gene encoding septum site-determining protein MinD, giving the protein MGISIVVTSGKGGVGKTTTTANVSTVLASLGKKVCMVDLDIGLRNLDAVMGLTNRIVYDIVDVAQHRVVVSQALVRDPRFEDNLYLLAASQFADKYVLDKESVGNIVGELKQRFDFVMIDCPAGIEYGFQNAVSIADGALVVTNPEVASVSDADRVVGILESMNMPITPHLIINRIRKNMINDGTSMKIDDIVNHLGIPLLGIVIDEDKVISASNSGQTVVFDNDSDAGHSYQNIAHRMLGENIPLNLSEHTKKVGFWGRVFGRK; this is encoded by the coding sequence ATGGGGATATCAATCGTTGTAACTTCTGGAAAAGGTGGAGTTGGTAAAACAACTACAACTGCAAATGTTAGTACTGTCTTAGCGAGCCTTGGTAAAAAGGTTTGTATGGTCGATCTAGACATTGGGTTGCGTAACCTTGATGCGGTAATGGGATTAACCAATCGAATCGTTTACGATATCGTTGATGTAGCGCAACATCGCGTTGTTGTTTCACAAGCTCTAGTTCGTGATCCACGATTCGAGGATAACTTATATTTATTGGCAGCCTCACAGTTTGCGGATAAATATGTTTTAGACAAAGAGTCAGTGGGTAATATCGTTGGCGAATTGAAACAACGTTTCGATTTTGTGATGATCGATTGTCCGGCAGGGATTGAATATGGCTTTCAAAATGCAGTATCAATTGCTGATGGGGCTTTGGTTGTCACTAATCCAGAAGTTGCTTCTGTGAGTGATGCTGATCGAGTAGTTGGTATTTTAGAAAGCATGAATATGCCAATAACACCGCATTTAATTATTAATCGTATCCGTAAAAATATGATTAACGATGGCACATCAATGAAAATTGACGATATCGTTAATCACTTAGGAATTCCCTTGTTGGGAATCGTAATTGATGAAGATAAAGTTATTTCTGCTTCTAACTCCGGACAAACAGTAGTTTTTGATAATGACAGTGATGCAGGTCACAGTTATCAAAATATTGCTCATCGGATGTTGGGTGAAAATATACCGTTGAATTTGTCTGAGCATACAAAAAAAGTTGGCTTTTGGGGCAGAGTGTTTGGTAGAAAATAA
- a CDS encoding rod shape-determining protein, producing MFGIGSKKLGIDLGTANTLVYAEGKGIVLNEPSVVAKNNNTGEIVAVGSDAREMIGRTPGSISAIRPMRDGVIADYDTTAAMMKYFIEKTANNSKPSVMVCVPSGVTEVEKRAVIEATQHAGAREAYVIEEPFAAAIGAGLPVMDPTGNMVVDIGGGTTDVATISLGGIVSSRSIRVAGDKFDESISAYIKSNFNLQIGERTAEDVKIQVGSASIEKSKELESMQIRGRDLVTGLPKTVQLSGEDIATAIHENVEEIIETIKETLEETSPEIAADVIDHGIVLTGGGALLHHLPEVISEATGVPVFIAQDPLDCVAIGTGESLKNIDVMRRQK from the coding sequence TTGTTTGGTATTGGATCAAAGAAGCTCGGTATAGACTTGGGAACTGCAAATACTCTAGTTTATGCTGAAGGAAAAGGTATAGTTTTAAATGAACCTTCAGTTGTTGCAAAGAATAATAACACTGGAGAAATCGTTGCAGTCGGTTCAGATGCAAGGGAAATGATTGGTCGTACACCGGGTAGTATTTCTGCAATTCGTCCAATGCGTGATGGTGTTATTGCCGATTACGATACAACGGCAGCTATGATGAAGTACTTCATCGAGAAGACAGCTAACAACTCAAAGCCATCAGTTATGGTCTGTGTACCAAGTGGCGTTACAGAAGTTGAAAAACGTGCTGTTATTGAAGCCACTCAACATGCTGGGGCTCGTGAAGCCTATGTAATCGAAGAACCATTTGCAGCTGCTATTGGTGCTGGACTTCCAGTTATGGATCCAACAGGTAACATGGTCGTTGATATTGGTGGTGGAACTACTGATGTTGCTACAATCTCATTAGGTGGCATCGTTTCCTCACGTTCAATCCGTGTTGCAGGTGACAAGTTTGATGAATCAATTTCTGCATACATTAAGTCAAACTTTAATTTGCAAATTGGTGAAAGAACAGCTGAAGATGTTAAAATTCAAGTCGGTTCAGCATCAATTGAAAAATCAAAAGAACTCGAATCAATGCAAATTCGTGGACGTGATTTAGTTACTGGTCTACCAAAGACAGTTCAATTGTCAGGTGAAGACATTGCGACAGCTATTCATGAAAATGTTGAAGAGATCATTGAAACAATTAAAGAAACTCTTGAGGAAACTTCTCCTGAAATTGCTGCCGATGTTATCGATCATGGTATCGTTCTTACTGGTGGTGGTGCATTATTACATCACTTACCAGAAGTAATATCTGAAGCAACGGGAGTTCCTGTATTCATTGCTCAAGACCCACTAGATTGTGTGGCCATCGGTACTGGTGAATCACTTAAAAATATCGATGTAATGCGTCGCCAAAAATAA
- the rsmH gene encoding 16S rRNA (cytosine(1402)-N(4))-methyltransferase RsmH, with translation MTSNVYKHKTVLLKETIDEVNPHDNGIYVDATFGRGGHTKELLSRVHNSHLYVFDRDEAAIEVGESIQNDAKIIGDNSLTLIRDNFENMQERLNELGVEKVDGIVYDLGVSSPQFDDAVRGFSYKKEARLDMRMDQRQDLDAEKIVNDWSYNELVSIFYKYSDEKFAKQIARAIERTRAEHRITSTLELADIIKNAIPAAARRTGGHPAKRVFQAIRIAVNDELGSLERSLEQAIDLLAPKGRISVITFQSKEDRIVKHIFKDNSHVDLPRGLPVIPDDIKPVLKQITRKPILPNTEELSENNRAHSAKLRVVEKI, from the coding sequence TTGACTTCTAATGTATATAAACATAAAACAGTACTTTTAAAAGAAACTATTGACGAAGTAAATCCCCATGACAATGGAATTTATGTAGACGCTACCTTTGGCCGTGGTGGTCACACCAAGGAACTATTAAGTCGTGTACACAATAGTCATCTTTATGTGTTTGATCGTGATGAGGCTGCCATTGAAGTCGGTGAGAGTATTCAAAACGATGCCAAAATTATTGGCGATAACTCATTAACATTAATACGTGACAATTTTGAAAATATGCAAGAACGTTTGAATGAACTTGGAGTAGAGAAAGTTGACGGTATTGTTTATGACTTGGGGGTTTCATCGCCTCAATTCGATGATGCCGTTCGTGGTTTCAGTTACAAAAAAGAAGCTCGCTTAGATATGCGGATGGATCAAAGACAAGATCTTGATGCAGAAAAAATCGTTAATGATTGGTCCTACAATGAATTAGTAAGTATTTTCTATAAATATAGTGATGAAAAATTTGCTAAACAAATTGCACGTGCCATTGAGAGAACAAGAGCTGAACATCGTATTACTTCAACACTGGAATTAGCTGATATTATTAAGAACGCTATTCCGGCTGCGGCAAGAAGAACCGGTGGTCATCCAGCTAAGCGTGTTTTCCAAGCTATTAGAATTGCAGTTAATGATGAATTGGGTTCACTTGAAAGGTCACTTGAACAAGCAATTGATTTATTAGCTCCAAAAGGCCGAATCAGCGTTATAACTTTTCAATCCAAAGAAGATCGTATCGTTAAACATATTTTTAAAGACAATTCCCATGTCGATTTACCAAGAGGACTTCCCGTTATTCCCGACGATATAAAACCCGTCTTGAAACAAATAACTCGCAAGCCAATATTGCCTAACACTGAAGAATTATCTGAAAATAATCGAGCACATAGTGCTAAATTACGTGTTGTTGAAAAGATATAA
- a CDS encoding DUF4044 domain-containing protein, producing the protein MEALDDKKPKSTLTKITQVVVWLMILVTIGGVVLGAVMSFI; encoded by the coding sequence GTGGAAGCTTTGGACGATAAAAAACCTAAGAGCACTTTGACTAAAATTACACAAGTGGTTGTTTGGCTAATGATCTTAGTAACAATTGGCGGTGTAGTTTTAGGTGCCGTAATGAGTTTTATTTAA
- the mreD gene encoding rod shape-determining protein MreD, whose product MNIKNRKVVGQVLFIFLAFYLDGLMKWAFLNNMNHGTFAVLPQLMLMLIVMLTMRIDNRRQLITYGVVFGLIYDSYYYGIIGLYTILLPLLMVGIDHFKFLLVKNNLGYELSIYFLSLTFLQSGIYLLERLLQQTNTNVFDFITYTLGPTLLWNIVVFFILYIPLNNLSEWLVKYRRDNK is encoded by the coding sequence ATGAATATTAAAAATCGAAAGGTTGTCGGACAAGTATTATTTATTTTTCTTGCATTTTACCTTGATGGTTTAATGAAATGGGCCTTTTTAAATAATATGAATCACGGCACTTTTGCAGTTTTGCCACAGTTGATGTTGATGTTAATTGTGATGCTAACAATGCGGATCGATAATCGTCGACAACTGATTACTTATGGTGTGGTTTTTGGATTGATCTATGATTCTTATTATTATGGAATTATTGGTCTTTATACCATTCTTTTACCACTGTTGATGGTGGGAATCGATCACTTTAAGTTTTTACTAGTTAAAAATAATTTGGGATATGAACTATCAATTTACTTCTTGTCGTTGACATTTTTACAATCAGGTATTTATCTGTTGGAAAGATTGTTACAGCAGACTAATACAAATGTTTTTGATTTCATCACATATACATTAGGACCAACTTTACTTTGGAATATCGTTGTTTTCTTTATTCTTTACATTCCACTGAATAATTTGTCCGAATGGCTGGTGAAATATCGGAGGGATAATAAATGA
- a CDS encoding valine--tRNA ligase — protein sequence MREIDMDTKYNPQEVEAGRYQTWLDEDDFKPSGDKKAKPYSIVIPPPNVTGKLHMGHAWDTTIQDTLIRYKRMQGYDTLYLPGMDHAGIATQAKVEAKLREQGVTRYDLGREKFVDEVWKWKDEFASIIKSQWGKLGLSLDYSRERFTLDEGLSKAVRKVFVQLYNEGLIYRGEYIINWDPQLQTALSDIEVIHKDDEGAFYHVKYPYADGSGFIEIATTRPETMFGDVAVAVAPDDDRYKDIVGKEIIVPLVDRKIPIIADHYVDKEFGTGMVKITPAHDPNDFAVGNRHDLKRINTMNADGTMNENAGKYNGMDRFEARKAIVKDLQDAGYMINIEPYVHSVGHSERSGVQVEPRLSTQWFVKMKPLAETVLKNQKSDNKVNFVPERFENTFTQWMENIHDWVISRQLWWGHQIPAWYNKQTGETYVGEEAPKDIENWEQDKDVLDTWFSSALWPFSTMGWPDENAEDYKRYFPTDTLVTGYDIIPFWVSRMIFQSLKFTGKKPFENTVIHGLMRDSQGRKMSKSLGNGIDPMDVIGKYGADALRWFAMNGTTPGQDTRFSYDKMDAAWNFINKIWNASRYVIMNLDDDTPAMDDLSQVTSYDLSDKWILAKLNATVKNVNDLLDRFEFGEVERNIYSFIWNDFCDWYIEMSKATLTGDDEAAKKQKKMILTYVLDQTLRLLHPIMPFVTEKIWLTMPHNGKTIMHAKYPEYQADLDNAEAMDQMDVLIDLIKSSRKIRLEANAPMSKAVDIMIKPQDEKVKAVILNNKEYIDRFMHPKELNVATDLKAPALAMTAVTTGAELYVPLAELIDIDEEIARQNEEMKKLDQEITRLDKKLSNKNFVDKAPEKVVNEQKEKLADYQSRQAKVQQRIQQLKDNQ from the coding sequence ATGAGAGAAATCGACATGGATACGAAATACAATCCGCAAGAAGTCGAAGCAGGTCGTTACCAAACATGGCTTGACGAAGATGACTTCAAACCATCAGGTGATAAGAAGGCTAAGCCTTATTCAATTGTTATCCCACCACCAAATGTTACTGGTAAGTTGCACATGGGTCACGCTTGGGATACTACTATTCAAGATACTTTGATTCGTTACAAGCGTATGCAAGGTTATGACACTTTGTATTTACCAGGTATGGATCATGCTGGTATTGCTACTCAAGCTAAAGTTGAAGCTAAATTACGTGAACAAGGTGTAACGCGTTATGACCTTGGCCGTGAAAAATTTGTTGATGAAGTTTGGAAATGGAAAGATGAATTTGCTTCAATTATCAAATCACAATGGGGTAAATTAGGTTTATCACTTGATTACTCACGTGAAAGATTTACCTTGGATGAAGGTTTGTCAAAGGCTGTGCGTAAGGTTTTTGTACAGTTATATAACGAAGGCTTGATCTACCGTGGCGAATACATTATTAACTGGGATCCGCAACTTCAAACTGCTTTGTCAGATATCGAAGTTATCCACAAGGATGATGAAGGTGCTTTCTATCACGTTAAGTATCCATATGCTGACGGTTCTGGTTTCATCGAAATTGCTACAACACGTCCTGAAACAATGTTTGGTGATGTTGCGGTTGCCGTTGCACCTGATGATGACCGTTACAAGGATATCGTTGGTAAGGAAATCATCGTACCATTAGTTGACCGTAAGATTCCGATTATTGCTGACCATTATGTTGATAAGGAGTTTGGTACTGGTATGGTTAAAATCACTCCAGCCCATGACCCTAACGACTTTGCTGTTGGTAACAGACATGATCTAAAACGTATCAACACAATGAATGCCGACGGAACAATGAACGAAAATGCCGGCAAGTATAACGGTATGGATCGTTTTGAAGCTCGTAAGGCTATCGTTAAAGACTTGCAAGATGCAGGCTACATGATCAATATCGAACCTTATGTCCACAGTGTTGGTCATTCAGAACGTTCAGGTGTTCAAGTTGAACCAAGACTTTCAACACAATGGTTTGTAAAGATGAAGCCACTTGCTGAAACTGTTTTGAAGAATCAAAAGAGTGATAATAAAGTTAACTTTGTTCCTGAAAGATTTGAAAATACCTTCACACAATGGATGGAAAACATTCATGATTGGGTTATTTCACGTCAATTATGGTGGGGACATCAAATTCCAGCTTGGTATAACAAACAAACTGGTGAAACTTACGTTGGTGAAGAAGCACCTAAAGATATTGAAAATTGGGAACAAGATAAAGATGTGCTTGATACATGGTTCTCAAGTGCCTTATGGCCATTTTCAACTATGGGTTGGCCCGATGAAAATGCTGAAGACTACAAGCGTTACTTCCCAACTGATACCTTAGTTACCGGTTACGATATCATTCCTTTCTGGGTTTCAAGAATGATTTTCCAAAGTTTGAAGTTTACTGGTAAGAAACCATTTGAAAATACTGTTATCCACGGTTTAATGCGTGATTCTCAAGGCCGTAAGATGAGTAAGTCACTCGGTAACGGGATTGATCCTATGGATGTTATTGGAAAATATGGTGCTGATGCCTTACGCTGGTTTGCCATGAATGGAACAACTCCTGGACAAGATACACGTTTCAGTTATGACAAGATGGACGCAGCTTGGAACTTTATCAATAAGATTTGGAATGCTTCACGTTACGTTATTATGAACCTAGACGATGATACTCCGGCAATGGATGATCTTTCACAAGTAACAAGCTATGATTTATCAGATAAGTGGATTTTGGCTAAATTAAACGCAACTGTTAAGAATGTTAACGACTTGCTAGATCGCTTTGAATTTGGTGAAGTAGAACGTAATATTTATAGCTTCATTTGGAACGATTTCTGTGACTGGTATATCGAAATGAGTAAGGCAACACTTACTGGTGATGATGAAGCAGCTAAGAAACAAAAGAAGATGATTTTGACATACGTTTTAGATCAAACACTACGTCTCTTGCACCCAATCATGCCATTTGTTACTGAAAAAATTTGGTTGACGATGCCTCATAACGGTAAGACAATCATGCATGCTAAGTATCCAGAATATCAAGCAGACTTAGATAACGCTGAAGCTATGGATCAAATGGATGTCTTGATTGATTTAATTAAATCATCAAGAAAGATTCGTTTGGAAGCTAACGCACCAATGTCAAAAGCGGTTGATATTATGATCAAACCACAAGATGAAAAAGTTAAAGCGGTTATTTTAAATAACAAAGAATACATTGACCGTTTCATGCATCCAAAAGAATTGAACGTGGCAACAGACTTGAAGGCCCCAGCTTTAGCTATGACAGCTGTAACAACCGGCGCCGAATTGTATGTTCCATTGGCTGAGTTGATTGATATTGATGAGGAAATTGCTCGCCAAAATGAGGAAATGAAGAAATTAGATCAAGAAATCACACGTTTAGATAAGAAATTATCAAATAAGAACTTTGTTGACAAAGCACCTGAAAAGGTTGTTAATGAACAAAAAGAAAAATTGGCTGATTATCAATCACGTCAAGCTAAAGTTCAACAAAGAATTCAACAACTCAAAGACAATCAATAA
- the radC gene encoding RadC family protein, with the protein MMINLREKILAHGVSNLKDEELLAVIIGNGTKQNSVLDLSQKIICQSGLNLSLEQLMSFNGIGVAQACKVMAALELGSRKVQNDTLSEKVVSVDEIGQHLINKIGNAPQEKLVAVYLNNSYHVIDEKIIFIGTVDQATVHPRDILREAVQISATQLIIVHNHPNGSLVFSQNDQEFSLRLKKGCQLIGINFIDHLIVTKKTYSSLKTLNLI; encoded by the coding sequence ATGATGATAAATTTAAGAGAAAAAATTTTAGCCCATGGTGTTAGTAATTTAAAAGACGAAGAATTATTGGCTGTAATTATAGGAAACGGCACCAAACAGAATTCAGTCTTGGACTTGTCCCAAAAGATTATTTGTCAATCGGGATTAAATTTGAGCTTAGAGCAGCTTATGTCATTCAATGGCATAGGTGTTGCCCAAGCATGTAAAGTGATGGCTGCGCTTGAATTAGGCAGTCGTAAAGTTCAAAATGATACGTTATCTGAGAAAGTCGTTTCTGTTGATGAAATCGGTCAGCATTTAATAAATAAAATAGGAAATGCCCCACAAGAAAAACTAGTAGCCGTTTATTTAAATAATAGTTATCATGTAATTGATGAAAAAATTATTTTTATTGGTACAGTTGATCAAGCCACTGTTCATCCGCGTGATATTTTGCGAGAAGCTGTTCAGATATCAGCAACCCAACTCATTATTGTGCACAATCATCCCAATGGATCATTGGTGTTTTCACAAAATGACCAGGAGTTCAGTCTGCGGCTCAAAAAAGGCTGTCAATTAATAGGAATAAACTTTATCGATCATCTAATTGTTACAAAAAAAACTTATTCTAGTCTTAAGACTTTAAATTTAATTTAG